One Syntrophorhabdaceae bacterium DNA window includes the following coding sequences:
- a CDS encoding UPF0175 family protein → MKSLSIRYPESVLATMNLSTDDFEREARFLLAVKLFELGRLTSGQAAQLAESSRFSFLLRCSHYGVPAVQWDDEELDAEFKAKP, encoded by the coding sequence ATGAAGAGTCTGTCCATACGGTACCCTGAATCGGTGCTTGCGACAATGAACCTGAGTACCGATGACTTTGAGAGGGAAGCGAGATTCCTTCTCGCGGTGAAACTTTTTGAGTTGGGACGCCTGACATCCGGGCAGGCCGCGCAGCTTGCCGAGTCTTCCCGTTTCTCCTTCCTGCTGCGGTGCAGTCATTATGGAGTGCCCGCAGTCCAATGGGACGATGAAGAATTGGACGCGGAATTCAAGGCGAAACCATAA